The Bdellovibrio sp. ZAP7 DNA segment GCTTCAACCTTGGCATCAAGATTATCCGTTGCATCCGCAAGGAATGACTTCGCATATTTCACAGAATTCACAGAAAAAGAAAAACGAACTTCCTGATACTGCTTATCCGCCAGCGCCGCCCGACTGCCATGTTCCGCATTATAAAAAAGCTCCATGCGCCCATAGCTAGCAGAAAGATTCATATAAACTGTCTGAATAAAAGCCATCGAGCGAACCAAATGCTCAGGCTGAGCCAACGCCACGTCATCATAGCGAAGCACATAAGTAGGCCGAGAATTCTCCATAGCCATGACAACGTCAGAGTGTTTCCCCCCAGAAAGCGAAGAAACCTTCTCAAGCCTCATAACCTTGGAATACTTATTAATATGCCCAACAAACTTCTCCAGCCCCGCCAAAGCCTCAGAAGGCCCCGCATTCGCCACAGCCCCCACAAATAGCAAGCACCCCATGACAACAACTGTCACGACCCTGCCAAAAGCTTTTGCAGAGATCCCAAGCCAATTCATTCCTGGAGCCTTTCGATCATAGTTCCAATTCAAAGAACTACAAAAGCAAAGGCCGTACCGAAAAGTGTCTCAAAGTAAGACACTTTCTTTAGCTAATCTAATTTTCCGATTCTAAAGAAATCCACAGCAAAACAAACCAATTCTTCTGCGGGCTCGGATTCGCGAATTTTCAATCGGGCATCACGAATCATATGGCTAATCGTATCGCGTATATTTTGATAGTCCTCATTCGCCAACGATACGACCGAAGAATAATGGAGATCTTCCAACTTAATTCCCTTATCAACACTGTTCATAGTCAGCATGCGATAATTAGAATGATTACGAACCTGCAGCGGCGAGTTCCAATCAAGATGCAAGCGACTGTTGCCGAAAGTCAGATGGCCATCTTTGTCTTTTCTAACCAGATCTTTCGCCAATAAAAACTCCAAAACATTTTCCACCAAAGAAACTGAAAGCCCCAACTTGTGCGCGATCGCCTTTGCATTTCTCAATGACGGCAGCGTCGCGGCAATGTGAATCACAGAGTAATACCAGGCACTGTAATAGATCTGTTGATCTTGCTCAGATAGCACATAGGTGATGTCGGATTTTACTCGCTCTTTCATTCCCAATTCTTTAGCTGTCTCAACTTGCTTCTTAAGTCGTGCGCGAAGACTTGCCGAGCCTGCGCGAGCATAGGCGACCATCAATAATAGATAGTCTGTTTCTGATTCCGAAAGTTTTAAATAGGCAGCCAGATCCAGCGCCTGCTCACTACTAAAATTCAACTCTCCGGAAATCACCTGCGATAAAAACGAAGTTTGTGTGCGCAAGGATTTTGCCATCGCTGACAAAATCCCCCTCCCTTTCATAGGATGGACCTCAATCCACTTTTGCAGATATTTTTTGTAGTCTTTAAATGAGTAGATACTGGGTAAGGATGTTTCGGTCATACCCTGTTTTCGGCAGAAATCTGGCGAAAATGAAGCCCCGGACTCAATTTCCCTGGACCAAATTTACCTTTAATTATCAATAACTTAAACATCAACTGGCGAGTAGCTTAAACATTCACCGACAACTTTCAAAAACTCCACCTGGATGCATCGCGTTGAATTGAACTAAAACCTGCTCAACGAAAACACAAACAAACCTTAAGGAGGTTTCTATGAAAAAGGCTCTATTGATCGCAGCAACTCTTCTAACTACCCACATGGCTCAAGCTAGCAATTCAGCGCCACTCTATAAGTGCAATCTTATGGTACGCGGAGAAAAATACAAACTTACGTACACGGCTGATCTTGCTGATAAATCTATTCCTGGCGGGACATTCTATAATATCACTCCAAATACTCCCCTTGATCTGGGCGAAATCATGATCTCTGAAATTGGATCTAGCTGGGGTGTCGACATTCAAAGACTAGATGGAAAAAAAGGCCCTGGTTCAATGACTAACGGTTCAGAATTACTATTGTCTGCTGGTGGGTCGGACATGGTTCTTGTTTCTTGCAAAAAACTATCTAAATAACCCGCAACTGACTTGTGAAACCGGCGATCTACCCAAGTTTGACTGCCGGTTTCTGTCTTCGTCCCATTTTGAGACGGCCTACTGACTCCAGATTTGAACCAAGCGGGCATTAGATTTGCTCATATTATTTCTTAGGAGTGCCGATGCAAATATTAAAATCTCTAGCAGCGATTCTAGTGGTTTCACTCATCACCTTCAATGCGTGGGCGGCAAGCCTTGTCTCTCCAACCAAAAATCCCCCGAAGGTCACCTTCTCCAAAAATGATAAAAATTCGATCGAATCACAGGTGACCAATAAAGATCCTTCAGAAAAAGAATACGAGGAAATGGTTCGCAAAGAAGCCGTTAAGCCTTCGGCATCTCTGGTTCAGGGAGGAGACTCTGGAGGTGGTGGAGGGATGGTTGTCGTCTCCGATGGCATGGTAAAACTTGTAGATCTGATCAATCCCAAGGAAAGATTCTTAGATCGACTTAAAAGAATGTCTCCGGTGGAATACAATGAATTCATCA contains these protein-coding regions:
- a CDS encoding TIGR02147 family protein, translating into MTETSLPSIYSFKDYKKYLQKWIEVHPMKGRGILSAMAKSLRTQTSFLSQVISGELNFSSEQALDLAAYLKLSESETDYLLLMVAYARAGSASLRARLKKQVETAKELGMKERVKSDITYVLSEQDQQIYYSAWYYSVIHIAATLPSLRNAKAIAHKLGLSVSLVENVLEFLLAKDLVRKDKDGHLTFGNSRLHLDWNSPLQVRNHSNYRMLTMNSVDKGIKLEDLHYSSVVSLANEDYQNIRDTISHMIRDARLKIRESEPAEELVCFAVDFFRIGKLD